CTCTCTTTGCCGACATCCTCGGTGAGCACGAGCAAACAGCGCTGCTTCTCGACGATCAGGGACTCGTCCTCGCCGGCATCTATCTCGATGGAGAGGGCAACGACGTTGGCGACGAGGTCGGCGCGGAGCTGAGCGGCGTCACCGATGCCGCGCGTCGGGCCACACGCCATCTCGACATCGGCGAGTGGAAAGCAATCGTGCTCGAAACGGAGGTTGCCGTCGTGACGATGGCTCCCGCCAAAGGCGACGGATTGCTCGTCGTCGCTGCGTCGAGGGCGACACCGCTTGGTCTCGTGCGGCGCGTGCTCGATCGGTGTCTGGAGCGCGCTCGCCAGTGGCTCGAGGCGGGACGATGAGCACCAGCCCGTTCGCGTCCGTACTCGCGTCCCTGACGCGTCAGCGCGGCGTGCGCGCGAGTCTCGTCGTCGACGAGAACGACGGCATCGTCGTCGACTCGAATCTGCAAATCGGTCAGGACGGCGATCGCGTCGCCGCCCTTGCCGCGTCGCTGTATCGAAAGGCACGACTGTCGGCCGGCGCGGCCCATCTCGGGACGGCGACGTTCATGCAGCTGGAGGCGGAACGAGGCCGAATCTGTGCCGCGGGACGGAACGACCTCGTCCTCGTAGTAGTTGCCGACCCGGCGGCGAACATCGGCATGATCCGGGTCGAAATGATCAAGGCAGCGGGAGGTCTCCCATGAGCATCACGGCAGTCGAGCCATGGGTCGAGATCCCGCTGCGCAAGTTTGTGGAGGAAGCGCGCACTGTTCTTGGCCTGCTCCTGCATCCGAGCGGCCAAGTCGTCGCGCAATTCGGCTTCGCGCGCGCCGTCGACGTCATGTCTGCGTGCGCGCTCGCGGCGGCGATCCACGCGTCCGCGGGAGAGTTGGGCAAGCAGCTCGACGGCAAACCATTTCGCGGCCTGCATCAACCGGGACGCGATCGACAACTGTACCTCGCCGAGGCGCCGACGCCACGCGGCACATTCATCTTTCTCACCGTGTTCGATCAGGAGAGCTCACTCGGATTGGTCCGGCTGTATTTCGACGAGTTTTGCAAAGGCCTCGCGGCCGCTGCTCCTCCGGCGGCGCGTCATGTGGAACCGGTGCTGGAAGACCGGTTCGAGCATGAGCTCAATCGCAACCTTGCTGCCCTCTTTGGAAGGGGGTAGGGACTAGGGGCTAGGGGCTAACAAGCCCTAGCCCCTATGCTCTAGCCCCCAGCCCCTCGCTCTCATGTCTCTCGTCAACTACGCGACCCGCGAGATCACGTGCAAGATCGTCTACTACGGGCCAGGCCGGTCCGGGAAGACGACGAACTTGCACTACATCTACGGGCAGGTTCCCGATGAGAGAAAGGGCAAGATGGTATCGCTCGCCACGCAGACCGATCGCACGCTCTTCTTCGATTTCCTGCCGCTCGACCTCGGCACCATCTCGGGCTTCACGACGAAGTTCCAGCTCTACACCGTGCCCGGACAGGTGTACTACCAGACCACGCGCAAGCTCGTCCTCCAGGGCGCGGATGGCGTCGTCTTCGTCGCCGATTCA
The sequence above is a segment of the Gemmatimonadaceae bacterium genome. Coding sequences within it:
- a CDS encoding roadblock/LC7 domain-containing protein, yielding MSTSPFASVLASLTRQRGVRASLVVDENDGIVVDSNLQIGQDGDRVAALAASLYRKARLSAGAAHLGTATFMQLEAERGRICAAGRNDLVLVVVADPAANIGMIRVEMIKAAGGLP
- a CDS encoding GTPase domain-containing protein, with translation MSLVNYATREITCKIVYYGPGRSGKTTNLHYIYGQVPDERKGKMVSLATQTDRTLFFDFLPLDLGTISGFTTKFQLYTVPGQVYYQTTRKLVLQGADGVVFVADSQARQLEENIESFQDLHANLAEQGIDARAVPLVIQYNKQDLPRDLILTPPELNDALNFRGVPEFGADALHGPGVFETLRSISELVLKRLSQPTR